The DNA segment GCCGGGCGACAACGTGGCGCTGGTGGTGGAGCTGATCACCCCGGTGGCCATGGAGAAGGGCCTGCGCTTCGCCATCCGCGAAGGCGGCCGCACCGTCGGCGCCGGAACGATTACCGAGATCATGCAATAGGAGGAGAGCGATGCCACGCGAAATCATTACCTTACAGTGCCCAGATTGCAAAAATCGCAACTACTCCACGACCAAGAATCGCAAGACCACGACCGAACGCCTGGAGCTCAAAAAGTATTGTCCGAAGTGCCGCAAGCACACAGCCCACAAGGAAACGAAATGAAGGTTGTCAGTCATCAGTTATCAGTTTTCAGCCAGGCGGTGACGCCCGAGCGCTCGCGCTCCGGCGACGGGCGTGAACTGAGAACTGAAAACTGTGAACTGATGACTTCCAGGGGCATAGGTTTAACGGCTAGACCAGCGGTCTCCAAAACCGCGAGTGGGGGTTCGAATCCCTCTGCCCCTGCCATTCTCTTCTCACCACTAACCACTAACCACTAATCACTGTTTTTATATGCCCGTGAGCGCTGCAACCGAACCAAATTCTCCAAGCCGTGGCAAGGTCAAGGACCTGTCCCAGCGGCTGAAGGGTTTTTACGTCGACGTCCGCTCGGAGATGAAAAAAGTCACTGCCCCCGGCTGGAAAGAGGTGCAGTCGACCACCATCGTGGTGCTCATCACCGTAGCCGTCTTCGGCGTTTTCTTCTACCTCTGTGACCTGGGACTGTCCTGGGTGATCAACGGCATCATCAAGCACTTTACGCACTAGGACTTCATGGCGGACAAACGCTGGTTCATCATTCACGCCTATTCGGGCTTCGAGCGCAAGGTCGCCGAGAGCCTGCAGAGCCGTATCGAGGCGTTTGGCCTGGCCGAAAAGATCGGTCAGGTGCTCATCCCCACCGAAGAGGTCATTGAGCACCGCGGCGGCAAGAAGGTCCAGTCCACCCGCCTGTTCTATCCCGGCTACGTGCTGGTCGAGCTGGCGGCGGATGAGAACGGCAAAATCGAAGACGAGATTTGGCACGTCATCAAGAACACCCCGCGCGTCGCCGGCTTCGTGGGCAGCGGACAGTCGCCCACGCCGCTCAGCCAGGAGGAGATCGATCAGATCCTGCATCGCGTGGAAACCGGCGGCGCCCAGCCGCGCCTGCAGGTCCAGTTCGACAAGAACGAAACCGTCAAGATCACCGACGGCCCGTTTGCCACCTTTACCGGCGTGGTCGACGAGGTCAACGACGACCGCGAAACCCTCAAGGTCATGGTCACCATCTTCGGCCGCCAGACGCCGGTCGAGCTCGAATTCTCGCAGGTCGAAAAGGTTTAGGAATTTTTCATGGCCAAAAAAGTTCAAGCGGAAGTGAAACTGCAAATCCCGGCCGGCAAAGCCACGCCCGCGCCGC comes from the Acidobacteriota bacterium genome and includes:
- the tuf gene encoding elongation factor Tu (EF-Tu; promotes GTP-dependent binding of aminoacyl-tRNA to the A-site of ribosomes during protein biosynthesis; when the tRNA anticodon matches the mRNA codon, GTP hydrolysis results; the inactive EF-Tu-GDP leaves the ribosome and release of GDP is promoted by elongation factor Ts; many prokaryotes have two copies of the gene encoding EF-Tu) encodes the protein PGDNVALVVELITPVAMEKGLRFAIREGGRTVGAGTITEIMQ
- the rpmG gene encoding 50S ribosomal protein L33, yielding MPREIITLQCPDCKNRNYSTTKNRKTTTERLELKKYCPKCRKHTAHKETK
- the secE gene encoding preprotein translocase subunit SecE — its product is MPVSAATEPNSPSRGKVKDLSQRLKGFYVDVRSEMKKVTAPGWKEVQSTTIVVLITVAVFGVFFYLCDLGLSWVINGIIKHFTH
- the nusG gene encoding transcription termination/antitermination protein NusG, yielding MADKRWFIIHAYSGFERKVAESLQSRIEAFGLAEKIGQVLIPTEEVIEHRGGKKVQSTRLFYPGYVLVELAADENGKIEDEIWHVIKNTPRVAGFVGSGQSPTPLSQEEIDQILHRVETGGAQPRLQVQFDKNETVKITDGPFATFTGVVDEVNDDRETLKVMVTIFGRQTPVELEFSQVEKV